CCTGCTGCTCCTCCCACTTATCCAGGTAGTCTCAGGGCGAGGTAGTCCTCctgtttttccccttttttcctccacagaaCATGCTGAGCTTCATGAGATCCGTAATATCTTTCACACACCCATCCTTactcatctctcactctttaTCCCTCTACAGGTGGTGCCATGGATTTCCAAAGGTTCTCAGTCATACGATCAATGTCCTCAGCATACACTGTTCTCGGTTGTCTTCACCTAATCCTTCTCCACTCGTCTAAGGCGCTTCATCCAAATGTAGACGGAGGCTTGGTGAAACTCCTTATATTCGAAGAAACATTCGAAAATGTTCTTCAGTAGACATTCAGTAACCTAATGTCTGGTGGTAAGAAGTCAAAACCAATGGACTTGTAGATTAAGATACTTCACCAGTTATCTGAGGAGTCAGATGTGTCTACTGAAGGTTCTTCAGTTCATTGGAGAACCTTGATTAGAGAACCCCAAAGTCTAACCTTAATAAATCAAAGATTCTAGACTAGTTTAACATGCCTCTCCTTTCATCTAAGGAGCTTCACCGGTTCTTTATATTCATATCAGAAGTGATGAAGCTTTCTAGCTGAGTGGAAAACCTTCTTGAGTAGGCagtttaaatgggagcaacaacagatcaaaaaatgtctttttttattatataggTATCTGGATGTTGCTGTTTGTCGGAGATTTTCATCAGCTCTTTAGAACATGACTTGACAGAAACATTTGGTGGATCTATTGTGTGATGATCTTGATCTTTACCAGATTCCAGGTCAGAGGAACTGATCAGGTGGTTACACTTCAACATCCTGTTGTTCTTCCTCTAATTTAGTGCATCTTCGTGATTATGACccaacacttttttttcagaatgtgTACTGCTTCAGAAGCTGTTGAGGGCTTAGCACTGACTCAGAAACATCTAGTTAATTCACTGTTTCTCTTTGTGTAGGCTACACCAGCAGCTAAGCAAATGTCCCAAAGTTGTACTTTTTTTCCatgtacaaatacatttgagGTTGTGGAAGATCCCTGAAACAACTTATCACTCACATTCTAGCAGCGTTAAACACTCATCCCTTCATCAGcctctcgttttctctctctccaagaaaccacaaagaaaGTAATCTGTGTCCTGAAGATGACAGAGAACTTAAAGTTTTACCTCTGACACCGAGACTCCTTTCATACATGTCAACATAAATGTCTCCTCATCATCTCCTTCCGACCAATCGGAATCCAGAATTTAACTGCGCTGCGGTGTTTTGGGAGAGTTGTCATTATCCAGATGTTtatcactgtttttctgcattgtgtttattgtaaaaaaaactgaTATTTCTTATAATCCTCAGCTCCAGCAGAGGTGTGCAAGAGCCGCCCCCTGGACCTGGTGTTCATCATCGACAGCTCTCGCAGCGTCCGTCCCGTCGAATTCGAGAAGGTCAAAGTGTTCCTCTCGGACATGGTGGACTCGCTGGATGTTGGAGTCGATGCCACACGTGTCGGACTGGTCAACTATGCCAGCACGGTCAACATCGAGTTCCTCCTGAAAACATATGCCAACAAAGCGGATCTCAAACGAGCCTTCTCTCGAGTCGAGCCGCTCTCCACCGGCACCATGACCGGCCTGGCCATCAAAACAGCAATGGAGCACACTTTTTCCACTGAGTCTGGCACCCGGCCGGCCAATAAAAACATCCCGAAGGTGGCCATCATCGTGACAGACGGACGGCCGCAGGACAAAGTGGAGGAGGTTTCGGCTTCAGCGAGGGCGGCTGGGATCGAGATATATGCCGTCGGAGTGGACCGAGCCGACATGAAATCTCTGCAAGCTATGGCGAGCCAGCCTCTGGACGATCACGTGTTCTACGTGGAGACGTACGGTGTGATCGAGAAGCTTACGTCCAAGTTCAGGGAAACTCTCTGTGGTAAGatcaggaaaataaaaagctttgttTCACCTTAGCAAGGTAATACAAACAGCattcattttaacataaatataaatatcttgtcttatttaaataacagttaatattttcttcttttctcctgttCATAAGACTTCACCTTCTTCTATTAGCGGTCGCCACAATGGATAACTGCAatcacctttttttgttttatcaacTTCAAACATGTCGCTTAGTTTGTGGATTTTGAACATGGCCTGAAGCTATCTAGTTacacagaaatgaaatgaaacactaAACAAAGTGAGAATCAGATGTTTGATTCAGATGCTAGGCTTCATACTGCGTtagctttgttttcttttttagattagcaaagcaagctaTCTTTACTAGCTTTGTACACTCAACAGAGGCACCAAAGATCTTGGCTACTTCCTCCTTTCTCTCATTATTTAccttcaaacacacatttaaagtgACAGGGTAAGATGAAACCCTGGATAAACATAATACCCTGTGACACGTTCAAACACACCACAAGATTGATCTGAGGAATCAGTAGACTTGATCGTTTAGATTCGTTGAttctgttcatttgtttgtatttttcaaCACTGTGTTCTGACGGCATgaacgatgtgtgtgtgtgtgtgtgtgtgtgtgtgtttgtttgctaacTCTGCTGGTCACGATTACTGTCTCTAGGTATCGATGCATGTGCCCTCGGACACGACTGCGAGCACGAATGTGTGAACAATTACAACTCTTACTACTGCAAGTGCAGAGAGGGACATGTGCTTAACCCAGACAAGAAAACATGCTCACAAGCCAAGGGTTCGTTCGGTTCGTCTGTGTATTTAAACTCCACGTCCTGATTGTgctgtttatttaacacattcCTAAAATCTCGCTAACCACTTTACTagtattattttaaacacaacctcatctgtgtgttacagttatgaaaaaaaaactttgctaaCTAACTAACAAGCTTACTTACAAGCAGCTAGTACATCATTAAATATTGCTGATAGTTGTAGATGACGTAATAGAATGCAAACTTAACTGTGTTACTTACTAGCAAAAGAGTGCTAGCTACAGTAGCATGCCACCTAGCTGACTGAACGTTTGTTTCATTACCGCTatataaatgatgaaatgagattttttgattaaaaaaattatttgtgctaaaagtgtgtgtgtgtgtgtgtatgtgtgtatttgaagTCACATTACAGTTGATATTAAAGTTTGCTATATAAATGTGACTTTCCTAGCAGGATTAATGTGTGTGGATCTCCTGTGTGTCTCTCGGTTCTCTCACAGAGGCTCGCAGTGATTTGGTGGAGGACGCGTGCATGTGTGAAGCTCAGATCGCATTCCAGAAGAAAGTCCATCACAGTATTAAAGAGATAAACAGCAAACATATCCTTTCACATCACAGGCTTCAGTGTGCTTATTCACCATTTGGTTTCTGCATCCTAGCCATCAAAGGGTACAAACATTAGGGTAGGATTTAGCATCATATACTGGATGTCTTTGTGTTCTAAGTCcttgtatgtgatgtgtgtgatccTTGACTCTTCACACTGGATGATCTCTCGAGAAGAGTCGATCAGTTCCAGCTGCGCTgaatccactcacacacacgacgCAGTTCTCCTTCGCTAACACATGGCAAGTCGCCGCTCTCTGGTCGCCGAGTCTCTTGGATGTTCCTCTTTCATCTGCTGCtttgctgcatttatttttaaaaatgtatctaAACTGAAGTAACCCAGTACGATTTCTGACGACTGAAATCCtatataaaaagtgtgtgttgcTCTTTAATGGCTCATTAATGCTTGTTCagtcttcttttattttgtaaaaataaaagatttagagAACCTTAtgaaggttttgtttttattttgttttatgtgtaaatCTAATGTATGTTGTTTCCTCTCTTTTCGATCATTTGTACAGATTTttattagataaataaaatggcTCCTGGAacatgtttattactgtttctCATTATACAGAGATACAAGCGTATCCTACATAGCAACACCCTAGAAACCAAATGCAATACCACAACTGCAACACACCACATAAAAACCTAGAGCATGAGAGAAACCACCTGTAACACCATAACAACCATCTGTAATACCATAACAACCACCTGGCAACATCATAACAACCACCTGTAATACCGTAACAACCACCTGGCAACATCATAACAACCCCCTGTAACACCATAACAACCATCTGTAATACCATAACAACCACCTGGCAACATCATAACAACCACCTGTAATACCGTAACAACCACCTGGCAACATCATAACAACCCCCTGTAACACCATAACAACCACCTGTAACACCATAACAAACACCTGTAATACCATAACAACCACCTGGCAACATCATAACAACCCCCTGTAACACCATAACAACCACCTGTAACACCATAACAAACACCTGTAACACCATAACAAACACCTGTAATACCATAACAACCCCCCTGTAACACCATAATAACCACCTGTAACACCATAACAACCATCTGTAATACCATAACAACCACCTGGCAACATCATAACAACCACCTGTAACACCATAACAACCACCTGTAACACCATAACAAACACCTGTAACACCATAACAAACACCTGTAATACCATAACAACCACCTGGCAACATCATAACAACCCCCTGTAACACCATAACAACCACCTGTAACACCATAACAACCACCTGTAACACCATAACAACCACCTGTAACACCATAACAAACACCTGTAACACTATAACAACCACCTGTAATACCATAACAACCACCTCTAATACCATAGCAACCACCTGACAACACCATAGCAACACTGCAGGATTTCTtaagctgcattttatttatgaaattaacTTTACAAATTATTTGTAGCAAACTAAACACTGCAGAAAACCTACATGacaataatttatttcattattattattattaacatcatcAGTGTTTAATTTGCTTTTATAATGATTTACGCTTTAACTATGGATCAAATCACGAATGTcgctttttaaatacaaatattatgaCATTTAATCATTAAATAACATGAAAGGTttctgaattttatatacaattatCAGGACTCAACGGCGCTTGGGATTGACGTCACTTCCGGTGACTGGTTACCTAGAAACCAAGAAAGCCGTTTGGACCagtttactgaaatgttttgctAACTGAGAAAactgtttatatctgtttatatctgtttattaaatgttctgAATTCGGGTTTTATCACAAAAGAGTAGTTTTTCTTGCTTTAAAATTGCAACGAAAATCTATTTAGTAAAAAATAACCGTTTTGAAAAGGGTTTTGAAGCTAAGCTAACCGTTAgcagagatgtttatttaccTGAGTAAGAAGGTAACAACACTTACAGCTTATTGAGAGATTATGGTGCATTGTTGTCTGAAATATATGGCGTATTTATGTCtgttatgtgtttttaaaatgttgttgcTGGTCTCTGGAATACATGCTATATGACAAGAGAGATAAAGGACATTAATGTAATGAATGGAAGGGGACAGAAGGGGACAGAAAGGGACAGAAGGGGACAGAAGGGGACTGATGATGTGTTTCTCCCTCAGATCGCGATCCCCAACAACATTAAACTGAAGTGTGTGTCATGGAACAGAAACCAGGGCTTTATAGCGTGTGGAGGAGACGAGGGGCTGCTGAAGGTCCTCaagctggaaacacacacaggtacacacacacgcacacacacacacagacaggtacacaaacacacaggtacaaacacacacacacacaggtacacacacaggtacacacacacacacacaggtacacacacatagacaggtacacaaacacacacacagacaggtacacacacacaggtacacacacatgcatacatacacacacacaggtacatacacacatgcacatgcacacacatacacacacacaggtacacacacaccccttgcTTTTGGACACTTGGTATGGAATGTTGCactatgttgtgtgtgtgtgtgtgtgtgtgtgtgtgtgtgtgtgtacgtgtgtgtacgtgtcatTAGTAATGCATGTACAATTGAGTGCAAATGTTTACACCCCAAGcacaaaataaaagcagaggaacttaatttaacttttaaagtGTTGTAATATGATCTGATCTGTGCTATTATTCTGTTCCAGACGATGCCAAGCTGAAAGGTCTTGCAGCTCCAAGTAACCTGTCCATGAACCAGACACTAGAAGGACACACCG
The Tachysurus vachellii isolate PV-2020 chromosome 6, HZAU_Pvac_v1, whole genome shotgun sequence genome window above contains:
- the matn3b gene encoding matrilin-3b; this encodes MTQFVQLLMCFLTALMMMMTMMMMEAEATFGPYRFIQDKPAVRHRPVIYSRPAHGNNINFGAYAINPRFYGNFHHRPPWKWPVFPHQRPVFPVRPPAVPVLPPKLVLTKPCITVPQTVPPTVPPTVPSSVPPTVPPTVPPAVPAPPVNTTSAPPPTLPTTTPTTMASTLPLSTPSATTPPAAPPTYPAPAEVCKSRPLDLVFIIDSSRSVRPVEFEKVKVFLSDMVDSLDVGVDATRVGLVNYASTVNIEFLLKTYANKADLKRAFSRVEPLSTGTMTGLAIKTAMEHTFSTESGTRPANKNIPKVAIIVTDGRPQDKVEEVSASARAAGIEIYAVGVDRADMKSLQAMASQPLDDHVFYVETYGVIEKLTSKFRETLCGIDACALGHDCEHECVNNYNSYYCKCREGHVLNPDKKTCSQAKEARSDLVEDACMCEAQIAFQKKVHHSIKEINSKHILSHHRLQCAYSPFGFCILAIKGVDQFQLR